TAATCCAGTAATCATTCTCAGATTTCACTTCATGTACCTTATGTGCATCAGCTATTTCATAGATTACACTTACTTTTCCGCCAATTGCAGCATTTATATAAGATTCTGGAATTTCAATCTGATATGACCGGGTTTGTGGACCTGTTGCTGTATTTAGAACTGTACCTAACCATAATACACCATATAGTTTCTCACTTAAACCGGGTACTTTAACAAGGACTTTCCGGGCACCGTTTGATAGTGCGACATCAAATCTTTCAATTATGTCTTTTTTCCCTACTCGGGTAGGAAGAAAAATAGGAATTCCTGTTGATCTATTCACTACTACACAAGCACATTGAAATGGTGATGTAAAAACTTCACCAGAGTTAATAACAAAATCCCCTGATATTGATTCAATTTTACAGCCTGGTGTAATTAGCTTCCCTTGCATGATGTTTCTGGTGGAGAATTCTTTTTCAAAAAACGGATACCTACGGGTTGTATCTGCACAACCACTTAACAAACAAATAACAGCTACTATTATTACAAGTAAACCTGTTTTGAAAGACATCTGCTTAACCTCCTGTTTGCTTCTTCTTCCAAAGCTATATTCAATTTTACAGATTTTTCATAAAGCTCAAATCCATTCTCAATATTATAAATTTCTACCTGGTCTTTGTTCGCTTGGTGTATCAGTATTCTTTGGCTTTTATGCACTATTAAAAACATTGCTAATCAATGCTGGTGAAGAAATCCTGATTTTCTCAACTATCATAAATTTCAACCGAAATCCTATTTTACTTATTTTAATGCTATAATTTATAAATAAATAACTCTTTCATATTCTAAATTAATTTCCCTCGAAACAAAGATAATCAAAAATGAACTTTTTCTGTAATTCCTGTCAAACTTTTTATGCTTTGTATACGCATTCCCTCCCCCCCCCCGGAATTAAAATATTCTAAACAATATTAGAGTAAATTGAATATATAACAAATATTAAATTACTTACATAATAGCTTAGCTCCAGATAATATGTCATCGATTAAAATAAACACAATAAAAATCTTTGCCAGGAGTTTAGTTAAAGAAAAAGCAGGTAGAAATTTATTCAAGGAAATTTGTATATATTTTGACTAATTTTAAATCAAATAATTGCACTTCAAAGCAAATTGTAATTGAATTAGATATAAGTGTAACCGTTAATAAAACTAAAGGCTACTGAGAAGAAAGAATCAAACACAAAAAAGGTTTACATTATATATTAATCAATTTAGTTGCTTCATATAGGATGAAATTTACCATTGAAGAGTAATCTAAATGACCAACAAGGGAATTATTGTGTATGCTAATTATCAAGCAGAGATTATGTTTTTCCATACTAAAAGAACCCATTATGCTAACTTACTTTTAACCTTCTGGCAATATAGGGGCAACAAAAGGGCAAGAAGTAAGTAAGGCAAGGATGAACGGCATAACACTTAGATGTCATGCCGTGCCTCCTTGCCTTACTCGGGTGTTGCCCCTTTGTTACCAGTATGCTTCTTTAAGGCATATAGTGGGGCTTTTGAGACAATCCAGATAATTTTCCGGAGCATTTTTGCCTGTGCGGCAGAGACCTGAAATTTACTTTAAAAAAAGGAAGGTTATTCCTGCCTATACACTATCAGACATCTTAATGGGAGTAGAGAGACAATCATTTTTAAGGGACTGATTGTTTATAAATTATTCTGAAGAGTTGAGGATAAAATTCAGATGAAAAACGAGGGGATGCCAGCTCAAAATAAAAATGAATTGACGAAAAGAATAGTTATATTCTTATCCTCCTTAGGATGTTGATATGAATGGAAATAAATTTGGAAGCTGGCTGGGAATCAGAGGGTTTGGTGAAAGTCACGGCGCAGCAGTAGGTGTTTTGCTGGAAGACATCAAACCCGGGATAAGATTCCCTCTAAAAGAAATAGAGCAGGAAATGGAACGAAGACGTCCTGGCAGAACTGAATTTACCAGCAGCAGGCAGGAGAGTGACCGGATCAAGATACTTTCCGGTGTAATTGATGGTATAACTACCGGTATGCCAATCTGTCTTGTAGTATATAATGAAGATCAGCGCAGTGAAGATTATGCTTTACTAAAAGACATTTTTCGCCCTGGACATGCAGACTGGAGTTGGTATCAAAAATTTAAGATTTTGGACTGGCGCGGTGGAGGCAGGGCATCCGGGCGTGAGACGATAGCACGTGTGGCAGCAGGAGCAGTAGTTAAAGAGCTGATCAAACCAATAATTGTGGAAGCTTATCCAGTACAGATAGGCAAAATCCGCTCTGGAGCATTTACGGAAGGGTTTACTAATCAATTATTCTGGCATGACCCCAATACTTATGATGCAGTATTGCAGGAATTATCAGATGCCAAAGAAGCTGGAGATTCACTGGGCGGGATATTGGAGATCAGGATAAGTGATATCAAAGCAGGTCTGGGAGATCCTGTTTTTGGCAAACTTGATGCAAAGCTTGCGGAGGCGTTGCTTTCAATCGGAGGAGTGAAGGGAATAGAGTTTGGTGCTGGTTTTAAACTTGCCGGCTGGCATGGGAGCCTGTCAAATGATCAAATGGATGCATCAGGCTTTTTGACCAATCATTGTGGAGGTATCATCGGAGGTATATCCACTGGTGAACCAGTGATCATGCATTTGGTTGTGAAACCCACTTCATCAATATCAAAAAAGCAGAAGACAGTAGATGTTGATAATACAGAGCAAATAATAGAAATCAAAGGCAGGCATGATACTTGCCTGATATTCAGAATTATTCCTGTTGCTGAGGCAATGGTGCGTCTGGTGCTGGCAGATTGTGTTAGTTATCAGAATCTTGTAGAAGGTAAAGAGAGGAGTCTGGATAATTATCGAGAAGTGCTTGATAGAATAGATGAAGATATTTTACTTGCCCTAAAACGCAGGAATGAAATTATTAAATTAATTGGTGAATATAAATTAATGAAGAATCTTAATATACATGATACTCATCGTGAAATAGAACTGATCAATGATTTGAAATCCAAGGCAGAACTTTGGAAGATAAATCCTCAATTTGTGGAAAGCATTTGGCAGTTGATATTAGCTGACAGTCGAAAAAGTCAGGAAGGTATGAAAAATGATAGTACTAAGTCTGATACCTGAAAGTAAAGAAGAAATACTGGAAATAAGATCGAAATATCCTGAATATTTTCTGGAATATCGGCTGGATCTCTGCAGTAATTGGGAATTTCTTGATCATGATACAGTCGATGAGCGGGTAATATTAACCCTGCGTGACCGCAGTGAGTGCAGCAAAGATGTTCTACAAAAGAAAAAAGTTTCTCTGGCGGATAAGATCAAATTCTATTGCGACTGGATAAATACTTACAATTGTCTGGTCGATTTAGAGCATTCTATGCTTTATAAATTGAGTGCTCCGGAACTGCTGAAACTTGATACAAGGAATTTAATACTCTCTATCCATATGCATAATTATGACTGGAATGTAGCAGACCTGGCAAGACGTTGTCTTGATATTGAGCGGAGTAACTGCCATTATACCAAGCTGGGACTGGCAAGTGACAGCTGGATAAAGCTTCAGGGACTCGAAACATTGATCCGAACAACTGGAAGTAAAGTACTGGTTGCATTTATGGGAGATGACGGATCATCAAAGAGATGTTTTTATCGGCATTTAGGAGCAGAAGGCACTTATGTGAGTCTGAAGGGGAAACCAACAGCAGTAGGACAACTTGAAATAGAACTAGCAGAGACTCTACGATTGCATACCATTTCAGGAATTAATCTAATTGGGGGCATAATTGGAGGGAAACAGGTTGTGAACTCACGTGGCCTGGCCTATTTCAATACTCTATTCAGTAAAAAGCAATTAAATGCCACATATTTTCCATTGGTAGTAAATGATCTGATGGATTTCACAACCTGGTTAAATAGCGGCAGTAGAAAGGAATCTTGCTACGGCTTTTCCATTACGATGCCCTATAAAGAGGAGCTTGCTGCTTTAGCAGGTAAAGAAGGAGAAGTTGTTAATCTATGGGATGGGAAAAAAGAAACAGCGAATACTGATCTCAAAGCAATGAAACAAATACTTAAGGAAGGAAATATCATGAAATCAGATAGCAAAATATTGATCTTAGGTAGCGGTTCAAGTGCCAAAAACGCA
This is a stretch of genomic DNA from Candidatus Stygibacter australis. It encodes these proteins:
- the aroC gene encoding chorismate synthase; translation: MNGNKFGSWLGIRGFGESHGAAVGVLLEDIKPGIRFPLKEIEQEMERRRPGRTEFTSSRQESDRIKILSGVIDGITTGMPICLVVYNEDQRSEDYALLKDIFRPGHADWSWYQKFKILDWRGGGRASGRETIARVAAGAVVKELIKPIIVEAYPVQIGKIRSGAFTEGFTNQLFWHDPNTYDAVLQELSDAKEAGDSLGGILEIRISDIKAGLGDPVFGKLDAKLAEALLSIGGVKGIEFGAGFKLAGWHGSLSNDQMDASGFLTNHCGGIIGGISTGEPVIMHLVVKPTSSISKKQKTVDVDNTEQIIEIKGRHDTCLIFRIIPVAEAMVRLVLADCVSYQNLVEGKERSLDNYREVLDRIDEDILLALKRRNEIIKLIGEYKLMKNLNIHDTHREIELINDLKSKAELWKINPQFVESIWQLILADSRKSQEGMKNDSTKSDT
- a CDS encoding type I 3-dehydroquinate dehydratase, whose amino-acid sequence is MIVLSLIPESKEEILEIRSKYPEYFLEYRLDLCSNWEFLDHDTVDERVILTLRDRSECSKDVLQKKKVSLADKIKFYCDWINTYNCLVDLEHSMLYKLSAPELLKLDTRNLILSIHMHNYDWNVADLARRCLDIERSNCHYTKLGLASDSWIKLQGLETLIRTTGSKVLVAFMGDDGSSKRCFYRHLGAEGTYVSLKGKPTAVGQLEIELAETLRLHTISGINLIGGIIGGKQVVNSRGLAYFNTLFSKKQLNATYFPLVVNDLMDFTTWLNSGSRKESCYGFSITMPYKEELAALAGKEGEVVNLWDGKKETANTDLKAMKQILKEGNIMKSDSKILILGSGSSAKNALQAIHGKAKVQICSRNFPAALVLAKEYEVEYIIPENLKGRFYNVLINTTPLGMDNEDLLDFAVGVDFDTAIDLPYRDGGTPLSRYCVEKGKSYIGGEEFWKLQSKSQEDFFISAIKSKEI